ACGGCATCCTCAGTGACGGAGGCCCGGGAGGCTGTGTGCGAGCGCGGCCCACGGTGACCGCCATGTGACGGCTGCTGGCCTGGCACGGGCCCAGGCACAGAGAAAGACACCCAGGTGTGAGACTGGGGGACCAAGAAAGAGAGGTCCCGCAGACGCGCTGGAAGCCGCCGCCCCTCCCCGCGGACACAGGGCACTGACGTCTCCCTACGTCTACCTGGGGCTCAGGTCCAAGCTTGGAGTCCCCTAGACTGCCCTGCAAGGTGAGGTCTCCTGAATTCAGCAAATGCTAGCTCTCCTCCCCCGATCAGAGTGACCCTCACGGAGGGCCGTGTGTTCTGGTCATCACCTTGAgagataaggaaaccgaggcccagagggtTTCCGTGATTTGTTTAAGTTACACAGCGAGGGAGCGGCCGGCAGGGATTCGAACCCAGAGCCCTCCCTGACCTGGGAGTCTGAGCCAGGAGCCCCGGGGACCTGGCCCTGGGAGGGTAGCTGGAAAAGACCCCTCAGCTGCTCTGGGCATCtactccacccccagcccagggccccgGATCCATCCTATAGGCACGTGGGTCTGCACCCCTCGCCCCACATCTGCCCAGGGCGACTCGCTCTGCAGCCTCTGCGAGGCCCCTGGTGGGGGGTGAAGCCCAGAGTGACAGACAGGCCCCCCGAGCGGTGCCCCTCCCCGGCGGGCCCCCACCCTGAGCGGGCGCCCTTGCCGGGGCCCAGCTGCGGGCCCCCGGGGCTGTGGCGCTCGTGGGCTCGTGGGGCCAGGAGGCTGCTTGGCAGCGGTAAGCGGGGAGGAGACGGAAGCGGCCCCCAGTGCCTGAGGGAGATCCTGCTCAGATGCTGAGTTTCCAGCGGCTGCCCCCACCCCTCAGCTCCGCTCTGCTCTGCCAGTAGCCCCTCGGGCTCCCAGAATTAAGGCGGCTGTGGGAGGGAGCGGGAGGCTGCAGCCTGGAGCCCCCGGGTCCAGCGTGGCCACCGAGCAGGGGAGGCTGCTGGCCCGTCTCTGTCCGTTCGCCACCTCGCGCTGGGCCGGCGGCAGGGGGCCCGCAGTCCCCTTTCCCGCCCCTGTGACGGGCCCCTGGCCACGCCTGGAAGGGAGTGGGACCAGGGCAGGTCACCTGGGAAGGGGGAGGCCCCCTCGCCCCTCGGGAAGAGGAGCCGCTCTCCGAGCTGCAGCCttgccctctccctgcccctgtgCCCGACGGCAGCGGCTGCAGCACGAGCCCCTGAGCTGATGAGGTTTATCCCAGACCTGCCGGTGGCAGAAGACAGAGCACGGCCGCTCACCCGCCGGGAGACCGCGGAGGGCAAGCAGGGGGCTTCCCCGTGGCAAGAGCCGGGCCTGGGCCTCACCCGCGAGCCAACGGCCGCCCCTACGCGGGGCCTGGTCTCTGCCTCCTCGGGGGCCATGGTAAGAGCACAGTGGGGCTGGGGGGCCAGCTGGCCCTCGACGATTTCCGCGCCTGGGACGTGGGGgaagcccagaggcagaggaggccACGTGGCTCCGAACACGTTTACGAGATCATCCAGGGAGACAAGAAGAGGCGGGGAGAGGCTGGGCGGGAGGTGAGGGGTGCAGGGCGGGTGGACGGCTCCTGCATCGCCCAGCACTGGCCTCAGCACTGTCTCCGGCCCCAGGGCTCCTGGGATGCCCGCCTGCCCCTCCACGCGCCCTCTGCTGTCGACGGAGGCAGAGGCTCCTGGCTTCTTGGCCCCCTTGCTCctctttcccccccaccccccgcccagggAATCAGAGCCGAGAACACAGGAGGGGAGGGTAAAGAGACACTGGGCCCCCTCCATAACCCGGGGCTGCACCGGCCTGACACCTGCTTCCGctcagctctctctccctctctctcaggaCTGACCGAGCGGACAAGGGGCTCCTTTCTCCCTCGAGGTGCCGGGCCTGACAGCCGTGCAGCCACCATGCTGGCCCCGGGCAGCGGCCCCAAGCTGAGCACCTGGTTTGCCCCGCTGTGGAGGCAGATCTCTTGTGAGTGGAGGCGGGGGTCGGCTTAGTGGGGATGCAGGGATGCTCTTCCCAGGCGTCCACGGCCTGGGTCTGGGAAGCAGGGCCCAGTCCCCGCAGCCCTGCCCGCGGTGCCGGGGGAAGAGCTGCTTCTGAGCTCTGTGGCGGGCGGGTCGGGGGCAGGGGCTCCACAGGCAGCTCTGTCCCCCCAGGTGGGTCTGCTTCCACCCCCAGGGGCCCCAGCAAGTCCTGCTGCCCTAATGGCAAACCGCCCTCTCCTTGCTCGGCCATCAGCTGGGTGGGCCTGGAGGCCTCCCTTAGGGCTCAGCCCCTGTAGCTCTGAGATGGGGGGGGGGGAACCAGGGGGCTCGGGGGACGTGACACTGGAAGGGGCCTTAGGGAGCGGGTTCAGCCCCTCCTCCTGCATATGGGGAGACAGAGGCCGCCCACTCCCCACAAGGGAACCTTGTGAGCTGTCGGGTGAAGGAAGCCCTGGGAATTCTCTTCACGAGGTGAAGGGTCAAGGCTACAGGGTAAGAGGTAAGAGTGGTCTCGAGGGACGTCCCTGACTCCTGCCCTCGCACGGTCAGCCCTGTGATGCTGCCGCTCCAAGACACAAGCGGCCTGATTTATTCACCCCAGAGAGCAGCGATCCCGAGGGACCCAGCTCCCCTCTCAACTTCCTTTTGAATCACTCAACACCTCGCAACACAGGGCTCTGTTTTCTTGCCACCAGAGCTTTTACGCCAGCCTGAatttcttgggggtggggggacagtgaCCCGTAGTTATGTTGGTCCATTTGAGAGGGAGGCTGGATGGGTTGAGTGTTTTTCTGGGGAAAGTGAGGTCTGAGGAATTCAGTTGACTTCCACAAGGCACGGCGGGGGTCGTCTGACAGGCTGACCTGGCCGCAGACAGCTCAGACAGCGAGAGGGTCAGCGGCCCTCAGGTGACCTCAGGGGGCCGGAAGGGCTTCCAGTTGGCGTCCATGGCCGTGCCTGTGCTCATTTCCCCCCGAGAACAAAGACGCTCAGGTGTCAGCCTGGCAGGTCAGGTGCCTCTCAGGAGTCACCGATCCTCTAGGAAAGGGGGGTGCAGTCCCACCCTGTTCCTTCAGGGTCTGCCCTTTGGGACACCAGACAGCAGACCCCTACTAGACACAGACTCAGGACCGTCCCCTCCAGACCCCTGGTCAGGGCAGCTGCTGCCCCTCCAGCTGGAACCAAGCGGCCAGCACTCCTCGGCTGGGGCCTTTCCTCCCGGCCCGGTGGGATCCTCCCCTTCCACAGGGACACCCTGGGGGACAGTCGGGGGCTTTGCAGTCACTCTTAGAAGGGTGGGCCACGGAACGAGCTGCCCTGCGGGACTGTTCTCTGAGCACCCGTCCCCCTGCAGCCCTGCCACAGGGGCCCTGGGCAAAACACGGGACTGTGAAAGGAATTCTGTCAACAGATCTGTCCTGCGGAAATTGAGGACAGGGGCCCGGGCTAAGGGCAAGGTGGCTGTAGAGTGAGAACAGATGTGGGACTTGCCCCGGGCCCACAACTTTGGGGGCTCGCACCCCAGCATCCTCCACGTGGACGTGGAACTCAGCATCTCACCCCGCCGTTTCCACAGTggtctctggggtggggcccgggCGGGCCCGGGCTCCCTCGTCACCCTGAGTCGCTGGCCCACCTTGGATGTGGGACTCATGCAGACCGGGGAAGTGGTGGCCGGGGTCGGTGTACCCCTTCGTGTGTGCAGTGTGGCCCCTGCCATGCACGGCCATCAGCCCCGTGCAGCtccaggtggtggtggtggggggcgcggtgcagaggggaaggaagcagagcCATTTTCTCTGGACAGAATCCTTCCATGGCAGCGGCCCTGGGAGAGGAACATGGGGCGGCCCCTCTGACACCCTCACATCCTCTGTCGCATCAGCGTCTGTGGTGTCGGGGCCGTGTGGGGACCCCGGCTGCCCGGCGGTGTCCGTCCACATGCATGTGTTGCGGGGGGTTCGTTGTGTTTCTACGTGGTCAAGAAGCACTACGGCACCGCGCGTGGTTGGGCCAAAGGGGATCGGTGTGAGGCCGCGTGATGGGAGGCGGATGGGAGGGGAAGGCAGTGGGAGCGGCGACCCGCAGTCCTGCCATGCCCCGTCTGTCCCGCAGGGCTCGCCTGTTGGATCGCCCTGTGCACGGCGGAGGCCGCCCCCGCCTGCCCCCCGCCCTGCACGTGCGACGGCCACGGCCTGCAGGTGGACTGCAGCGGCCGGGGCCTCGCCGCGCTGCCCGCGGACCTGCCGGCCGCCACCCACAGCCTGCTGCTCCTGAACAACAGGCTGAGCTCCCTGCCCGCCGGGGCCTTCGCCGGCCTGCCGGGCCTGCAGCGGCTGGACCTCTCCAACAACTTCCTGGACGGGCTGCCGCGCGCCGCCTTCGGGGGGCTGGCCAACCTGACGGAGCTGTGGCTGCACAACAACAGCCTCCGCGCGCTGGACCCCGAGCTGCTGCGGCCCCTGGCGCGCCTGCGCCACCTCGACCTGTCCCTCAACGGCCTGGCCCGGCTCCCGCCCGGCCTCTTTGACGGGCTCCCCGCCCTGCGCTCCCTGTTCCTGCGCGCCAACCGCCTGCAGAGCCTGGACCGGCGGACCTTCGAGCCCCTGGCCAGCCTGCAGCTGCTGCAGGTGGGGGACAACCCCTGGGAGTGCGACTGCCACCTGCGGGACTTCAAGCACTGGCTAGAGTGGTTCTCCTACCGAGGTGAGCACGGGTCAGGTCGGGGAGGAGTGGGCCCGGCCTGGCCACCGGCGGGCACAGGGGCTCCGCGGCCCCCTTCTTCCCACCCCCTCCGCTCCCAGCCGCCTTGCTCTGCCCGGTCTCCTCAGGCTGACTCTCTGTAACTGGCTCTCACTTCTGTAGGTTTCAGGATGGACTTAAACACACAGTATCATTGTCCTCTGCCTCTAGGCTTCCCTGGCcccggggggaggaggagggataaaaCCACCctcgcgggcttccctggtggcgcagtggttgagagtccgcctgccgatgcaggggacgcgggttcgtgccccggtccgggaggatcccacatgccgcggagcggctgggcccgtgagccacggccgctgagcctgcgcatccagagcctgtgctctgcaacaggagaggccacaacagtgagaggctcacgtaccacaaaaaaaaaaaaaaaaaaaaagcgaccCTCGCTCCTCTGAATAATGCAGCCACCTCTTAAGTACCCACAGTGCCGGGAGGGCGGAATCGAGTTCAAATCCACAAATGCggtcacattttctttttgacGATGATCTCAACTCCTCCTCCCTAGAAGTTCTGTTATCAGCTTTTACTGAGAAGCCAAATGCTTCCCCTTTCGGTGACCCGGGAAAGTCCTAGAATGACCTTCggaatgattaaatgagatggacAAGGGCAGAGAAGTAAGCCTGCTGGCTAAAAGCGCCAGGTCCAGCTTTGCCTcgtggctctgccacttactagccgtGTGTGATCTCGAGAGAGCTCACTGACCTCTCTGTGGCTGCACcctcgtctgtgaaatggggccaaTCTCAGAGAATCTATCTCAGAGAATCACTGTGCGGAGTGGGTAGGTAACGCATGGGAAGCGTCTGGAAAAGGACCCAGCATAAAGGAGTCCGCAGTAAAACTTACTCATTTATGTGTCCGCTGGCTGGCGGAAGTCATAATATTAACCGGGCCTAATTAGACACAGTTTGGTGTCCAGCAGGAAGTAGGGCTCCATGAATTTGCCAAACGAGTGAATCGATGTGAAGCGAACACTGATGCCTTCGTCAAAGTCTTACTCCCTTTGTTTCGTAGTGTTTCCACAATTTAATTATTTGCATAATATTCTCACGTGttagttaattaaaaacattttgcaaACGATAAAGTGCCATAAGATGTTAGTCCCTGTGATAACTTCTCCCGTTTCTGTGAGAGGAGAAATAATAACACTTGCATGGTTTCCAGTTTCCAAATATCTTACCATGTACGTGACCCACTTGAACCCTAACTGAGCGGCAGCTGAGACGGCCATTCTTATTGACAGCCTAGAAAATCGAGACTCCTCAGCAATCGGATACGTAAAGTGATTTGCACAGGATGccctggccgggagggagtcagcCTCAGGTGTTTGGAGCAGGGAGGTAGGGTGGCTGCATCTCCACACCCAGGCCCCgcccgtgcaaaggccctggacaCAGTTCACGGGATGTGAGCCTTGGACAGGGGTCTGGAGAGCCAGACCGATGTGTGATCTGGAGGGGACGTCCTTGCCCCTCCAGTCGTCGGTCACCGGGAGCTGAAGGGCACGGAGGGGGATGTACGTTTTAGGAACTTTGCACTAGTAGAGTT
This genomic stretch from Phocoena phocoena chromosome 11, mPhoPho1.1, whole genome shotgun sequence harbors:
- the LRTM2 gene encoding leucine-rich repeat and transmembrane domain-containing protein 2; translated protein: MLAPGSGPKLSTWFAPLWRQISWLACWIALCTAEAAPACPPPCTCDGHGLQVDCSGRGLAALPADLPAATHSLLLLNNRLSSLPAGAFAGLPGLQRLDLSNNFLDGLPRAAFGGLANLTELWLHNNSLRALDPELLRPLARLRHLDLSLNGLARLPPGLFDGLPALRSLFLRANRLQSLDRRTFEPLASLQLLQVGDNPWECDCHLRDFKHWLEWFSYRGGRLDQLACTLPKELRGKDMRVVPMEMFNYCSQLEDQNSSAGLEVPGPPCTKASPEPPKPKPGPEPEPEPSTACPQKQRPRPVSVRRAIGTVIVAGVLCGVVCVMMVVAAAYGCIYASLMAKYHRELKKRQPLMGDAEAEHEDRKQVSSVA